Proteins found in one Pirellulales bacterium genomic segment:
- a CDS encoding helix-turn-helix domain-containing protein: protein MQFVLTPVEHTPSVSVARTSGMGGSTGRKPTNHDPDDLPRLITADELAAILGLSKRSVWRLVANGEIPEPLRVGGSTRWPLDEIEAWLDAGCPPCADDN from the coding sequence GTGCAGTTTGTGCTCACCCCTGTCGAGCACACCCCTTCTGTATCGGTGGCAAGGACCTCGGGCATGGGCGGCTCAACCGGGCGAAAGCCCACGAATCACGACCCGGACGACTTGCCCCGGCTAATCACGGCCGATGAGCTGGCCGCCATTTTAGGTCTGTCGAAACGAAGCGTCTGGCGGTTGGTTGCGAATGGGGAAATCCCCGAACCGCTGCGAGTTGGCGGCAGCACTCGTTGGCCACTCGACGAAATCGAAGCTTGGTTGGACGCCGGCTGTCCGCCTTGTGCTGATGACAATTGA
- a CDS encoding protein-L-isoaspartate(D-aspartate) O-methyltransferase, whose amino-acid sequence MLVEHLAGEGIRDPRVLEAMARVPREAFVPPDLRHRSYDDCALPLACGQTISQPLIVAMMTEALGLTGSERVLEIGTGSGYQCAVLAELAQSVVSIERHEHLALEARARLAQLGYRNVLVISGDGTLGDPEHAPFDRIIITAAAREAPPRLLEQLADGGVMVLPLGDERGQTLKRLHKHGGQITTTNLTSCRFVPMIGSSGWPGSA is encoded by the coding sequence ATGCTCGTCGAGCACCTGGCCGGCGAGGGGATTCGCGATCCGCGCGTCCTCGAGGCGATGGCCCGCGTGCCGCGCGAAGCGTTCGTGCCGCCCGATCTGCGCCACCGCTCGTATGACGATTGCGCGCTGCCGCTGGCCTGCGGCCAGACCATCAGCCAGCCGCTGATCGTCGCGATGATGACCGAAGCGCTCGGGCTCACGGGCAGCGAACGGGTCCTCGAAATCGGCACCGGCAGCGGATACCAGTGCGCCGTGCTTGCCGAGTTGGCCCAGTCGGTCGTGTCGATCGAGCGCCACGAGCACTTGGCGCTCGAGGCCCGCGCACGGCTGGCCCAGTTGGGCTATCGCAACGTGCTCGTGATCTCCGGCGACGGCACCCTGGGCGATCCCGAACATGCGCCGTTCGACCGGATCATCATCACGGCCGCTGCCCGCGAGGCGCCGCCGCGACTCCTGGAACAACTCGCCGACGGAGGCGTGATGGTCTTGCCGCTCGGCGACGAACGGGGCCAGACCCTCAAACGGCTGCACAAGCACGGCGGCCAGATCACCACCACGAACCTGACGAGCTGCCGGTTTGTCCCCATGATCGGCAGCTCCGGCTGGCCGGGAAGCGCCTGA
- the recJ gene encoding single-stranded-DNA-specific exonuclease RecJ, with product MKKRWRFRSHDPARLAQLAGATGLPPFLVQMLLARGLSEPHRAQEFLEARLTQLREPEELPGIPAAAERIAAALEAGERIVVYGDYDVDGMTGTALLCQCLKMLGGDVGFYVPNRMDEGYGLNDEALRTLAEQGARLIITVDCGAASYDQAQTARQLGLDMIVTDHHQFADRLPECVAIVHPRLPGHGYPFGDLSGSGVAFKLAWAVCQRASRAKKVGERMRNFLMQAIGLAALGTVADVVPLLDENRILVRHGLISLRERPSPGLAALLQVAGLADKQRLDSEDIGFALGPRLNACGRLGQAQLGCELLMTSSAERAQTLAEYIDQLNGSRQSLERSVYLAANKQAQEQFDPENDAALVLADYGWHPGVIGIVAGRLAEKFHRPVVLIALDEVGAKPGMGSARSIPGYDLHQALRACSEVLLSHGGHAAAAGLKIDPRQLDTFRDLLCEHAAAERSGPDRQPELWIDAEAPLGAFTFKTLDQLEQMAPFGAGNQRPLLCATGVRLAEPPRRIGSGSRHLSLVVQQGETRLRGVSFGNGDWADELAAVDQPLAIACRPVINEFRGRRAVELQVVDWRLADAPVESLTDGSASRAAG from the coding sequence ATGAAGAAGCGCTGGCGGTTTCGTTCGCATGATCCCGCGCGTCTGGCCCAACTGGCCGGCGCCACGGGCCTGCCGCCGTTTCTGGTGCAAATGCTGCTGGCGCGGGGTCTCAGCGAGCCCCATCGGGCCCAGGAATTTCTCGAAGCCCGGCTGACCCAATTGCGCGAGCCGGAGGAGCTCCCGGGAATTCCCGCAGCCGCCGAGCGCATCGCCGCGGCGCTCGAGGCCGGCGAACGGATCGTCGTCTATGGCGACTACGACGTCGACGGCATGACCGGCACCGCGCTGTTGTGCCAATGCCTGAAGATGCTCGGCGGCGACGTCGGCTTCTATGTGCCCAACCGCATGGACGAAGGCTACGGGCTCAACGACGAGGCGCTGCGCACGCTGGCCGAACAAGGCGCGCGGCTGATCATCACCGTCGATTGCGGCGCGGCCAGCTACGACCAGGCGCAGACCGCCCGCCAACTCGGCCTGGACATGATCGTCACCGATCATCACCAGTTTGCCGACCGTCTGCCGGAGTGCGTGGCCATCGTGCATCCGCGCCTGCCGGGCCACGGCTACCCGTTTGGCGATCTGAGCGGTTCGGGCGTGGCCTTCAAATTGGCCTGGGCCGTTTGCCAGCGCGCCAGCCGCGCCAAGAAGGTCGGCGAGCGGATGCGCAATTTTCTGATGCAGGCCATTGGTCTGGCGGCCTTGGGAACCGTGGCCGACGTCGTGCCGCTGCTCGATGAGAACCGCATTCTCGTGCGGCACGGACTGATCAGCTTGCGCGAGCGTCCTTCGCCCGGCCTCGCGGCGCTGCTCCAGGTCGCCGGGCTGGCCGACAAGCAGCGGCTCGACAGCGAAGACATCGGCTTCGCCCTTGGTCCGCGGTTGAACGCGTGCGGTCGCCTGGGTCAGGCACAGCTCGGTTGCGAGCTGTTGATGACCTCTTCGGCCGAGCGCGCGCAGACCTTGGCCGAATACATCGATCAACTCAACGGCAGCCGGCAAAGTCTCGAACGCAGCGTGTACCTGGCCGCGAACAAGCAGGCCCAGGAGCAGTTCGATCCGGAAAACGACGCGGCGCTTGTCCTGGCCGATTACGGCTGGCATCCCGGCGTGATCGGTATCGTCGCCGGGCGGCTGGCCGAAAAATTCCATCGCCCCGTGGTGCTCATCGCGCTCGACGAGGTCGGCGCCAAGCCCGGTATGGGGTCGGCCCGCAGCATACCCGGCTACGACCTGCATCAAGCGCTGCGCGCCTGCAGCGAAGTGCTGTTGAGCCACGGCGGACACGCGGCCGCGGCCGGGTTGAAGATCGACCCGCGCCAGCTCGACACGTTTCGCGACTTGCTTTGCGAGCACGCCGCTGCCGAGCGCAGCGGCCCCGATCGGCAGCCGGAGCTCTGGATCGACGCCGAGGCGCCTCTCGGCGCCTTCACCTTCAAGACGCTCGACCAGCTCGAACAGATGGCCCCTTTTGGCGCCGGCAATCAGCGGCCGCTGCTCTGTGCCACGGGCGTTCGACTGGCCGAGCCGCCCCGGCGAATCGGCAGCGGCAGCCGCCACCTCTCGCTGGTCGTGCAACAGGGCGAAACCCGGCTGCGCGGCGTGTCGTTCGGCAACGGCGATTGGGCCGACGAACTCGCGGCCGTCGATCAGCCGCTGGCCATCGCCTGCCGGCCGGTGATTAACGAGTTCCGCGGCCGTCGGGCCGTCGAATTACAAGTGGTCGACTGGCGACTCGCCGATGCGCCGGTCGAGTCCCTGACCGATGGCTCAGCCTCGCGCGCTGCCGGTTGA
- a CDS encoding protein kinase: protein MKTGQRLYRLDLDKLRRLRLQRGLTEQALALQLEMSRRTLQRIMQGGGAMMGTIGRIAEFFDIADPTELLAPEELESNGEARINGRGRIVGDWEVSQIIGPWETASNTLQWRLHRMSHLHLPERFGRGKLYDLGQLSDKDRQSYRDQLIRHPEVCGRIGQHPNIAVNLTALPDRADGNWWVIDQWVDGVTLEHALAEGTLDPKLVPGILRGIADGLAALHRQAIVRRELSPQHILLRADSTPVLTDFELAKLLDVDRTVANRHWQPDPYRAAEVLAGRDLDERADIYSWGRIAVHAITRQLPKPGNEEELLTGVRLPTTVRDIVLASVRMPKSERPCDIDLILGAIKSWK, encoded by the coding sequence ATGAAGACCGGGCAACGTTTGTATCGACTCGACCTCGACAAGCTGCGACGGCTGCGCTTGCAACGCGGGCTTACCGAGCAAGCGCTGGCGCTACAGCTCGAAATGTCGCGCAGAACCCTGCAGCGCATCATGCAGGGTGGAGGGGCCATGATGGGAACCATCGGTCGCATCGCCGAGTTCTTCGACATCGCCGACCCCACTGAGCTGTTGGCCCCCGAAGAGCTGGAGTCCAACGGTGAGGCGCGGATCAACGGTCGCGGCCGCATTGTCGGCGATTGGGAAGTGTCGCAAATCATCGGTCCCTGGGAGACCGCATCCAATACGCTGCAATGGCGACTTCATCGGATGTCCCACTTGCATCTACCTGAGCGGTTCGGTCGCGGAAAACTCTACGACCTGGGCCAACTGTCGGACAAGGACCGCCAGTCATACCGTGACCAGCTCATACGTCATCCAGAAGTGTGCGGTCGTATTGGTCAACACCCCAATATCGCAGTCAATCTGACGGCCTTGCCGGATCGAGCAGATGGCAATTGGTGGGTCATCGACCAGTGGGTGGACGGCGTCACGCTAGAACATGCCCTGGCAGAAGGGACTCTCGATCCAAAGCTCGTTCCCGGTATTCTGCGTGGAATCGCCGACGGATTGGCCGCGCTCCATCGACAGGCTATTGTCCGTCGTGAGCTGTCGCCACAACACATCCTGTTGCGGGCAGACTCGACGCCAGTCTTGACCGATTTCGAACTGGCCAAGCTCTTGGACGTGGACCGCACTGTTGCCAACCGGCATTGGCAGCCCGACCCTTATCGTGCGGCGGAGGTCCTGGCCGGACGGGATCTCGACGAGCGAGCTGACATCTACAGTTGGGGTCGCATCGCGGTCCACGCGATCACCCGACAACTGCCGAAGCCCGGGAACGAAGAAGAACTGCTCACTGGTGTTCGATTACCCACTACGGTGCGAGACATCGTGCTGGCCAGCGTGCGGATGCCCAAGAGCGAGCGGCCGTGCGACATAGACCTGATTCTGGGCGCGATCAAGAGTTGGAAGTAG
- a CDS encoding site-specific integrase, with translation MSRHAVDRPWLHKASGFWCATIEGRRVYLDHDYKVACRKLRGLIADAKRRAAGAEEWLDRPFAELADKFLDHIQHARKPQTYLGYQARLERALKLLGPRLRTGDVRKRHLAEIEAALPKSLSPSTVRDTLATVQFVFGWAVRNEYLDLNPLVGYRKPAGKSRSRIINDDEFQALLRAATASPAFQRVLIALRQTGCRPGEVRQLTWDMVDLKTGLWILPDHKTITRQRQPRPRVIPLSSVMWKMCRWLARHRRGETNYVFLNMHHKPYKKDCFVTYFSRLRERAGIEVKAGEKVVLYSHRHTFATERAGAVADIELAELLGHTTTQMIPRYTHLNVDRLRDIQRRAEPRRSALENGAKPRRHPATGATSAAVAQVNPSTPTAVLPPTQSSVAP, from the coding sequence ATGTCTCGTCATGCCGTCGATCGCCCTTGGCTGCACAAAGCTTCGGGCTTCTGGTGTGCGACGATCGAAGGTCGCCGCGTCTATCTCGACCACGACTATAAAGTCGCTTGTCGCAAACTTCGGGGGCTTATCGCCGACGCCAAGCGTCGCGCCGCGGGCGCGGAGGAATGGCTCGATCGTCCCTTTGCGGAATTGGCGGATAAGTTCCTGGATCACATCCAGCACGCACGCAAGCCGCAGACCTACCTCGGATACCAAGCGCGACTGGAACGCGCGTTGAAGTTGCTGGGACCTCGGCTGCGAACGGGTGACGTGCGGAAACGGCATCTGGCGGAAATCGAGGCCGCCTTGCCCAAGTCGCTGAGCCCATCCACCGTTCGTGACACGCTGGCGACCGTGCAGTTCGTGTTCGGCTGGGCCGTGCGCAACGAATATCTCGATCTCAATCCGCTGGTTGGCTACCGAAAGCCGGCCGGTAAGTCTCGGAGCCGGATCATCAATGACGACGAATTTCAGGCCCTGCTGCGCGCCGCTACGGCGAGCCCAGCATTTCAGCGGGTGTTGATCGCCTTGCGGCAGACGGGGTGTCGCCCCGGCGAGGTACGCCAGCTGACTTGGGATATGGTCGATCTCAAGACCGGGTTGTGGATCCTGCCCGACCACAAGACCATTACCCGACAACGGCAACCTCGCCCGCGTGTCATTCCACTCTCCTCTGTTATGTGGAAGATGTGTCGCTGGTTGGCCCGGCATCGGCGAGGTGAAACGAACTATGTGTTCCTGAACATGCACCACAAGCCTTACAAGAAGGATTGCTTTGTCACGTACTTTAGCCGTCTGCGCGAGCGTGCTGGAATCGAAGTGAAGGCCGGCGAAAAAGTGGTGCTCTATAGTCACCGGCACACGTTTGCGACGGAGCGGGCTGGCGCCGTGGCAGACATCGAGTTGGCAGAATTGCTGGGACATACGACGACACAGATGATTCCGCGCTACACGCATCTCAATGTCGATCGGCTGCGGGACATTCAGCGTCGAGCGGAACCTCGTCGTTCAGCTTTGGAAAATGGCGCAAAGCCCCGACGGCACCCAGCAACCGGCGCGACGAGCGCCGCGGTTGCGCAGGTGAACCCGTCAACGCCCACCGCCGTTCTGCCTCCAACACAATCTTCAGTGGCACCTTGA
- a CDS encoding DUF1549 domain-containing protein: MLTAGLMGRRATRCGRSIEFLPGVGQVLAGRKHGRRNGAWHPQATIAFCAGWLVASLGHLQAADPPDFEQASARLLIRYCIECHNGSDPRGGLDLTHREGALAGGDSGPALDAADPAASLLVERLRAGEMPPEGKHARPSPDEIESFGRWIAAGASWPAERVLRADEMTTDRRAGRDWWSLQPIARPQPPAVDDEAWCRGAIDRFVLARLGEHDLRPRAETDRVALIRRVTFDLIGLPPTPDEVADFVADPRCDAYERVVDRLL; encoded by the coding sequence ATGCTGACAGCGGGGTTGATGGGCCGTCGGGCGACGCGCTGCGGGCGATCGATCGAGTTTCTGCCGGGGGTCGGCCAGGTGCTGGCAGGTCGCAAACACGGGCGGCGGAACGGTGCCTGGCACCCTCAGGCGACGATCGCATTTTGCGCCGGCTGGCTGGTCGCGAGTCTGGGTCACCTGCAAGCGGCGGATCCGCCCGATTTCGAGCAGGCGTCGGCGCGGCTGCTGATTCGGTACTGCATCGAGTGCCATAACGGCAGCGACCCGCGCGGCGGACTCGATCTGACGCACCGTGAAGGTGCGCTGGCCGGCGGAGACTCGGGACCGGCGCTCGATGCGGCCGATCCGGCGGCAAGCCTGCTCGTCGAGCGGTTGCGCGCTGGCGAAATGCCGCCCGAGGGCAAGCACGCGCGTCCGTCGCCGGACGAGATCGAGTCGTTTGGCCGCTGGATCGCCGCGGGCGCGTCTTGGCCAGCAGAGCGAGTGCTGCGTGCCGATGAAATGACGACCGATCGCCGCGCCGGTCGCGACTGGTGGTCGCTGCAACCGATTGCCCGTCCGCAGCCGCCGGCGGTCGACGACGAAGCGTGGTGCCGTGGCGCGATCGACCGCTTCGTGCTGGCCCGCTTGGGTGAGCACGATTTGCGCCCGAGAGCCGAGACCGATCGCGTTGCGCTGATCCGCCGCGTCACTTTCGATCTGATCGGATTGCCGCCCACGCCCGACGAGGTCGCCGACTTTGTCGCCGACCCGCGGTGCGACGCCTACGAGCGCGTGGTCGACCGGCTACT
- the rpmG gene encoding 50S ribosomal protein L33: protein MAKSKKKVETLFLVCEETGDYNYTIRRKPGGEKLKIKKYSPRLRKHTVHVEKKK from the coding sequence ATGGCCAAGTCGAAGAAAAAGGTCGAAACGCTGTTTCTCGTCTGCGAGGAAACCGGCGATTACAACTACACCATCCGCCGCAAGCCGGGCGGTGAAAAGCTGAAGATCAAGAAGTACTCGCCGCGGCTCCGCAAGCACACGGTCCACGTCGAGAAAAAGAAGTAG